From Paraflavitalea devenefica, the proteins below share one genomic window:
- a CDS encoding NAD-dependent epimerase/dehydratase family protein, translated as MTKIKAIITGATGMVGEGVLHECLLHPQVEAVLVINRKPCGVAHPKLKEIIHADFFNLQPVEDQLSGYNACYFCLGISSVGVKKDDYYKTTYTLTMHVAETLVKLNPGMTFCYISGRSTDSSEKGRIHWARVKGKTENDLMKLPFKKVFAVRPGFMKPTKGLKNTLPFYKYINWLYPIGRALSPGGFCELRELGLAMIQAINLPDDRKVLEGKDIIALAKTATT; from the coding sequence ATGACGAAAATAAAAGCTATAATTACCGGTGCTACCGGCATGGTAGGAGAAGGCGTATTGCATGAATGCCTGTTGCATCCGCAGGTGGAAGCGGTACTGGTCATCAACCGGAAGCCCTGCGGCGTAGCACATCCCAAACTGAAAGAGATCATACACGCGGATTTCTTCAACCTGCAGCCAGTTGAAGATCAGTTGAGCGGCTACAATGCCTGTTACTTTTGTCTGGGCATTTCTTCAGTAGGCGTTAAGAAGGACGATTACTATAAGACTACTTATACATTGACCATGCACGTGGCGGAAACACTGGTAAAGCTGAATCCAGGTATGACCTTCTGTTATATATCCGGCCGGTCAACCGACAGCAGTGAAAAAGGCAGGATACACTGGGCGCGGGTGAAGGGAAAAACAGAAAATGACCTGATGAAGCTGCCTTTCAAAAAAGTCTTTGCGGTGCGACCGGGTTTCATGAAGCCCACCAAAGGATTAAAAAATACCCTTCCCTTTTATAAATACATCAACTGGCTCTATCCCATTGGCCGGGCTTTATCTCCCGGCGGCTTTTGTGAGCTCCGCGAATTAGGATTGGCCATGATCCAGGCCATCAATCTTCCGGATGACAGGAAGGTGCTGGAAGGGAAGGACATTATTGCGTTGGCTAAAACTGCGACGACGTAG
- a CDS encoding family 10 glycosylhydrolase, whose product MKRSLLAVLLLAVNLLALGQQPPKREMRGAWIATYANIDWPNRTQTPAQQRAAFLTLLEHHKATGLNTLYIQVRSQCDALYSSAIEPWSADLTGTQGKAPNPAWDPMQFMIEECHKRGIEFHAWLNPYRAAANSNNIPGFAANHVTKQHPDWLLSQGILRVLDPGLAVVRDHITSVITDIVQRYEVDGIHFDDYFYPPAAPAGTTPYNDDSSFALDPRGFTSRADWRRDNVNLLIQRVSDTIKIMKPWVKFGVSPSGIYRNSTNPAIGTPTSGLEHYTTLFADSKKWLQEGWVDYIAPQVYWYIGQPGANYAVIIPWWNNQASGRHIYIGMAGYKVNDPAQGTNWANPSQIPNEVRLNRDPLYPNIYGQSIYNTNSLRSSSKLGFRDSLRLFFYQKPALLPRMPWRDSTAPEAPSSLTVIKYAGDSIVLNWTKRVAADELNRAIRFVVYRSEDTVIDISNANNILAITNTDTTVFADKTGIPGTTYYYTVTALDHFHNESVVSNTASNLPPVIVCPGNQFLTLDTACAVTLPDYTTQALVNGQTNAPGIVVTQAPAAGTIIHGSGAVAIVLTATDAGGNASSCEFTLTIQDSIAPLITALDSTLSNGTVKVFAADSATCDFTAGTQLDIGATDNCSATLAYSYTLTYKGLTSAPVAANTLQGVTFQPGTTLVNWTVTDEAGNAAGYSYTVTVEDKESPLITSVSTSPAEIWPPNLQMKDVAVDYVATDNCGAVTTTLSVTSNEPVTGGLYGYLAPDWVIVDEHHVKLRAERGLFGNGRTYTITITATDSSGNTSTQQVPVRVPRIPNDPFPDGILTVKTFPNPSPYQFYVLTLSTSQQSLSIIVTDNTGSTVESRTGLAANGLLTLGAGYRPGIYYLQVKQGNNVQTVKLIKL is encoded by the coding sequence ATGAAAAGATCTTTACTTGCTGTATTGTTATTAGCTGTAAATCTGCTGGCGCTCGGTCAGCAGCCTCCCAAAAGGGAAATGCGTGGCGCGTGGATTGCCACGTATGCCAATATTGACTGGCCCAACCGCACACAAACGCCTGCGCAGCAGCGCGCCGCTTTCCTTACCCTTCTTGAACACCACAAAGCAACAGGTCTTAATACCCTGTACATCCAGGTGCGCAGCCAATGCGATGCCCTCTACTCCAGCGCTATTGAACCCTGGTCGGCCGACCTGACCGGCACACAAGGCAAAGCGCCCAATCCAGCGTGGGACCCTATGCAATTCATGATTGAAGAATGCCATAAACGTGGCATTGAATTCCATGCCTGGCTCAATCCCTACCGGGCAGCCGCCAACTCCAACAATATTCCCGGCTTTGCCGCCAACCATGTGACTAAACAACATCCCGACTGGTTGCTGAGCCAAGGCATCTTGCGCGTGCTGGACCCCGGTCTGGCTGTAGTGCGTGACCATATTACCAGCGTGATCACTGATATTGTTCAGCGTTATGAAGTAGATGGTATCCACTTCGATGATTATTTTTATCCGCCTGCTGCTCCTGCCGGTACTACACCCTATAATGATGATTCTTCTTTCGCCCTTGACCCGCGCGGCTTCACCAGCCGGGCCGACTGGCGACGTGATAATGTAAACCTGTTGATCCAACGCGTATCTGATACAATCAAGATCATGAAACCCTGGGTGAAGTTTGGTGTATCGCCTTCCGGCATCTACCGCAACAGTACCAATCCTGCTATTGGTACACCTACCAGCGGATTGGAACATTACACCACCCTGTTTGCTGATTCTAAAAAATGGTTACAGGAAGGATGGGTGGATTATATTGCGCCGCAGGTGTATTGGTATATCGGGCAGCCCGGCGCTAACTATGCCGTCATTATTCCCTGGTGGAATAACCAGGCCAGTGGCCGGCATATTTATATTGGCATGGCGGGCTATAAAGTGAATGATCCTGCACAAGGCACTAACTGGGCCAACCCCTCCCAAATACCCAATGAAGTACGTCTCAACAGAGACCCGTTGTATCCTAATATTTACGGACAATCTATTTATAATACCAACAGTCTGCGCAGCAGTAGCAAGCTGGGTTTCCGTGATTCCCTACGGTTATTCTTTTATCAGAAGCCTGCGTTACTCCCCCGCATGCCCTGGCGTGATAGTACAGCGCCGGAAGCGCCTTCTTCACTCACGGTTATAAAATATGCAGGAGACTCCATTGTATTGAACTGGACAAAACGTGTTGCTGCTGATGAGTTGAACAGAGCCATCCGCTTTGTAGTGTACCGTTCGGAAGACACTGTCATCGACATCAGCAATGCCAATAATATCCTTGCCATAACCAATACAGACACCACCGTCTTTGCTGATAAAACAGGGATTCCCGGAACGACTTATTATTATACAGTTACCGCGCTGGACCATTTTCACAATGAGAGCGTAGTATCCAATACCGCTTCCAACCTGCCACCGGTGATTGTATGTCCGGGTAATCAATTCTTGACCCTCGATACAGCTTGTGCAGTTACCCTACCCGATTATACCACACAGGCATTGGTGAATGGACAAACCAACGCGCCAGGCATTGTTGTTACCCAAGCACCGGCTGCCGGAACCATTATCCATGGAAGTGGCGCAGTAGCAATCGTATTGACCGCTACCGATGCAGGCGGTAATGCTTCCTCCTGCGAGTTTACACTCACCATACAGGATAGCATAGCTCCGCTGATCACTGCCCTGGATAGCACACTCAGCAATGGTACTGTAAAAGTATTCGCGGCCGACTCTGCCACCTGTGATTTCACAGCCGGCACACAACTGGACATCGGTGCCACTGACAATTGCAGCGCTACACTTGCTTATTCCTATACCCTCACGTATAAAGGCTTGACGTCTGCCCCTGTTGCAGCCAATACCTTACAGGGTGTCACCTTCCAACCCGGTACTACACTGGTGAACTGGACAGTAACAGATGAAGCTGGTAATGCAGCCGGTTATAGCTATACAGTTACTGTAGAAGACAAGGAAAGTCCGCTGATTACCAGTGTTAGCACCAGTCCGGCTGAGATATGGCCGCCTAATTTGCAGATGAAGGATGTTGCGGTTGATTATGTGGCCACTGATAATTGCGGAGCAGTGACCACTACCCTCTCTGTTACCAGCAATGAGCCGGTAACCGGTGGTCTGTATGGTTATTTAGCGCCTGACTGGGTTATTGTGGATGAACATCATGTGAAGTTGCGGGCAGAGCGTGGCCTGTTTGGCAATGGACGAACCTACACGATCACGATCACCGCTACTGATTCATCGGGCAATACCAGCACCCAACAGGTACCTGTGCGGGTACCGCGCATTCCCAATGATCCATTCCCGGATGGCATACTCACCGTGAAAACATTCCCCAATCCTTCTCCTTATCAATTCTATGTACTCACGTTGAGCACATCCCAGCAGTCCTTGAGTATTATAGTGACAGATAATACGGGTAGCACGGTTGAGTCAAGAACCGGACTGGCAGCTAATGGACTGCTTACGCTTGGCGCCGGTTACAGACCCGGTATTTACTACCTGCAGGTGAAGCAGGGGAATAATGTGCAGACTGTGAAGCTGATAAAGTTGTAA
- a CDS encoding CshA/CshB family fibrillar adhesin-related protein — MLKRSLSFTLLLFFYICTSAQYATTGTGNLRNEIWWFDWAGFTVTNGASRTFTTSDGMVVTITFSQVSPDAPTPRVMNTWQGAVLHFLYNFTDPAIQPALYQYAFTPGSTSSFTMRITATRAGMPTAFTFVAADAEAGSINEIIRLQTDGSNWQATDFFRNSPQTTNPLTGCNTQTVAISETYGGSSATGQNPVIVTNSSSGTLTINTTFDHLERGGIAAAFGILAPVDRGDLPASYGVAHHRQMYTPVNGCNYLPPLPTVRKDQFLYIGTVPPDADGQESMDDDANGVDEENASAFPVYTHTGTYSIPVALSNTTGQDAYLTGWFDYNRNGRFDNNESVSVTVPPNTTVATLTWTGLPTFLPTGTATGYGFRLRLSSDAASAQPATGFAQDGEVEDYFIPSAALCQMRVVTIDDTTVCAGQPVPLQATGGSQYQWNTNTYLSNQNIPNPIATPEQPITYIVTGTNAQGCEAKDTVVIGIKAPPAITISNDATICPGTTTPLSATAPGAVAYTWWPQQGLNNTAIPNPTASPSTPTEYVVLVEGGNGCFSKDSVKVALHPAPQFAVAPVNPICPGEALSLTASGGDEYAWSSGNIPIPGNTASLQVYPTTTTSYDVRIKENTCQRTATLSVPVTVYSLPATSVTSSNSITCSIGQAVLQATGGRTYQWDAQPGITDLTVANPVVSPLQTTTYYVTVTNSNGCVARDSITVAVDFTQQLNQYAMPSAFTPNNDHNNDCFGLKYWGKVTSLQFEVFNRWGERVFHTSNPTQCWNGTYKGALQPGGGYMYQVKATTTCGTVYRKGIVMLIR, encoded by the coding sequence ATGCTTAAGCGATCTTTATCATTCACCCTGCTCTTATTTTTTTATATATGTACTTCGGCTCAGTATGCTACCACCGGAACAGGGAACCTACGCAATGAAATATGGTGGTTTGACTGGGCGGGATTCACGGTCACCAATGGTGCTTCCCGTACTTTCACGACCAGTGACGGTATGGTGGTGACCATTACCTTTTCGCAGGTGTCGCCAGACGCTCCCACCCCGCGGGTCATGAATACCTGGCAGGGCGCTGTACTTCATTTCCTGTACAATTTTACCGATCCGGCGATCCAACCTGCCCTGTATCAATATGCCTTCACGCCTGGCAGCACCAGTTCTTTTACCATGCGTATAACAGCTACCCGGGCAGGCATGCCCACTGCTTTTACTTTCGTGGCTGCGGATGCAGAAGCGGGATCAATAAACGAAATCATCAGGCTGCAAACCGATGGCAGTAACTGGCAGGCAACTGATTTTTTCAGGAACTCACCACAAACAACCAACCCATTAACCGGTTGTAATACACAAACGGTTGCCATTAGCGAAACTTATGGCGGGTCTTCCGCCACCGGACAGAATCCTGTGATCGTGACCAACTCATCCAGCGGAACATTGACCATTAACACAACGTTTGACCATCTTGAACGGGGTGGCATAGCTGCAGCTTTTGGCATCCTGGCGCCTGTAGACCGTGGCGATCTGCCAGCTTCGTATGGAGTAGCGCACCACCGGCAAATGTATACGCCTGTCAACGGTTGTAATTACCTGCCACCCCTGCCAACTGTGCGTAAAGACCAGTTTTTGTATATAGGCACCGTGCCGCCTGATGCCGACGGGCAGGAATCGATGGATGATGATGCCAACGGCGTGGATGAAGAAAATGCCAGCGCCTTTCCCGTTTACACCCATACAGGCACCTACAGTATTCCCGTTGCATTGAGCAATACAACAGGGCAAGATGCCTACCTGACAGGCTGGTTCGATTACAACAGGAATGGCAGGTTTGATAATAATGAATCTGTTTCCGTAACAGTTCCTCCCAATACAACTGTTGCTACCTTAACATGGACCGGCTTACCGACTTTTTTACCAACAGGAACTGCGACAGGCTATGGTTTCAGGCTTCGCCTTTCATCAGACGCTGCATCGGCCCAACCCGCAACCGGATTTGCGCAGGATGGTGAAGTGGAAGATTATTTTATCCCGTCGGCAGCTTTATGCCAGATGCGGGTGGTCACTATTGATGATACCACTGTTTGTGCCGGTCAGCCGGTCCCGTTACAGGCCACCGGCGGCAGCCAGTATCAATGGAATACCAATACATACCTTAGTAACCAGAACATTCCCAATCCCATTGCAACGCCGGAACAGCCCATCACTTATATTGTTACAGGCACCAACGCGCAGGGCTGCGAAGCAAAAGATACCGTCGTTATTGGCATCAAAGCCCCACCTGCCATCACCATCAGCAATGATGCTACCATTTGCCCCGGGACTACTACCCCCTTATCGGCCACCGCGCCGGGCGCCGTTGCTTATACCTGGTGGCCACAGCAGGGACTTAATAATACAGCCATCCCTAATCCTACAGCTTCTCCTTCAACACCTACTGAATATGTGGTATTGGTGGAAGGAGGCAACGGGTGTTTTAGTAAAGATTCCGTAAAAGTAGCCCTTCATCCCGCGCCCCAATTTGCCGTGGCGCCGGTCAATCCTATTTGCCCAGGAGAAGCGCTATCGCTCACGGCCTCCGGAGGAGACGAATATGCCTGGTCATCGGGCAACATCCCTATCCCCGGCAACACTGCCTCACTGCAGGTATATCCAACAACAACGACCAGCTATGATGTGCGTATAAAGGAAAATACCTGTCAACGTACAGCCACCTTAAGTGTACCGGTTACGGTGTATTCCCTGCCGGCAACATCAGTCACCAGCTCGAATAGCATTACTTGTTCGATCGGGCAGGCTGTTCTCCAGGCTACAGGCGGACGTACTTACCAGTGGGATGCGCAGCCGGGGATTACGGACCTGACCGTAGCCAATCCTGTTGTTTCGCCCTTGCAAACCACTACTTATTATGTAACGGTCACCAACAGCAATGGCTGCGTTGCCAGAGACTCTATAACAGTAGCTGTTGACTTCACCCAACAACTCAACCAATACGCCATGCCTTCCGCCTTTACGCCCAATAATGATCATAATAATGACTGCTTTGGTTTAAAGTATTGGGGCAAGGTAACATCCTTGCAATTTGAAGTATTCAACAGATGGGGCGAGCGTGTTTTTCACACCAGTAATCCGACACAATGCTGGAATGGTACATACAAAGGGGCATTACAGCCGGGCGGCGGATATATGTACCAGGTAAAAGCTACTACTACCTGTGGCACTGTTTACAGAAAAGGAATAGTAATGCTGATCCGGTAA
- a CDS encoding Kelch repeat-containing protein, whose product MFIVSHSARMVRLFICCIVWLLAGCSKQALEGPVPSEPLPTTSPILPSYLLANTWDKLSWTAIQVNPTPSFSPPFVVNDQLHVLGDWVLYQFNVGQATWNQVGSDIEFKNARYLFSYQSKAYFLKWEKYLKAYDVNTKTWTDKANYPGTKTSGGAYTATAFKGYMMGGSSDFDANLNPVLHAENWEYDFVNDTWTKRANTPGWPRYRSCSFAVGDKIYYGTGETVITKVQLSSGIITKTPTPLKDWWEYNTVTNTWTQKADFGGGVRCGLKGFVLKGKVYAGAGDLGEDNTLTHDLWRYDPGSNTWFERKYIPVLPDPWNRLYYVGTSGAGYATTSKVDQVWQYRP is encoded by the coding sequence ATGTTTATTGTATCACACAGCGCACGCATGGTGCGCCTTTTCATTTGTTGTATCGTATGGTTATTGGCCGGTTGCAGTAAGCAAGCCCTTGAAGGGCCTGTTCCCTCAGAACCTCTTCCTACAACAAGCCCTATATTGCCTTCTTACCTGCTTGCCAATACCTGGGACAAGCTGTCATGGACCGCTATACAGGTTAATCCGACCCCCTCCTTCAGTCCTCCATTCGTAGTGAATGACCAGTTACACGTGCTGGGTGATTGGGTTTTATATCAGTTTAATGTCGGTCAAGCTACCTGGAACCAGGTCGGTTCGGACATAGAGTTCAAAAACGCGCGCTACCTGTTTTCTTACCAGTCGAAGGCCTATTTCCTGAAATGGGAGAAATACCTGAAAGCCTATGATGTGAATACGAAGACCTGGACCGACAAAGCCAATTATCCAGGCACAAAAACTTCCGGAGGCGCTTATACCGCTACTGCTTTCAAAGGTTATATGATGGGAGGAAGTAGTGATTTTGACGCTAACCTGAACCCGGTACTGCATGCCGAGAACTGGGAATATGATTTTGTAAACGACACCTGGACAAAAAGGGCGAATACACCCGGCTGGCCCAGGTACCGTTCCTGTAGCTTTGCCGTGGGTGATAAAATCTATTATGGTACCGGTGAAACGGTCATTACCAAGGTACAGCTCAGTTCCGGGATCATCACTAAAACACCTACGCCCCTGAAAGACTGGTGGGAATACAACACCGTGACCAATACCTGGACGCAGAAGGCCGATTTTGGCGGCGGTGTCAGGTGTGGCCTGAAAGGATTTGTGCTCAAGGGCAAGGTATATGCCGGAGCAGGCGATCTGGGTGAAGATAATACGCTGACTCACGACCTATGGCGGTATGATCCCGGTTCCAATACCTGGTTCGAGCGGAAGTATATCCCGGTGCTGCCCGATCCATGGAACCGGCTTTACTATGTGGGCACCAGCGGCGCAGGATATGCCACGACAAGTAAGGTTGATCAGGTGTGGCAATACCGTCCATAG
- a CDS encoding acyl-CoA thioesterase: MTDNIVKFRFLSQPADVNFGGKVHGGAVMKWIDQAGYTCAVNWSSQYCVTVYVGGIRFINPIHIGEIVEVQARIIYTGRSSMHIAVDIKATNPKTKVETKTTHCVIVFAAVDDNGKTVPVPAWTPQTEEDKKLQAYAIKLSELRKEINEATSSQF, encoded by the coding sequence ATGACAGACAACATTGTTAAGTTTCGTTTTTTAAGTCAGCCTGCAGATGTGAATTTCGGTGGCAAGGTACATGGAGGCGCAGTGATGAAGTGGATTGACCAGGCAGGCTATACCTGCGCAGTAAACTGGAGCAGTCAGTATTGTGTGACAGTATATGTTGGTGGCATCCGGTTTATCAATCCCATCCATATCGGTGAAATTGTAGAAGTACAGGCACGGATCATTTATACCGGCCGGAGCAGCATGCATATAGCAGTAGACATCAAGGCCACCAATCCCAAAACAAAAGTGGAAACCAAAACCACCCATTGTGTGATCGTATTTGCGGCAGTGGATGATAATGGCAAAACCGTTCCGGTACCTGCGTGGACACCGCAAACAGAAGAAGATAAAAAGCTACAGGCTTATGCCATAAAACTATCGGAGTTGCGCAAGGAGATCAATGAAGCTACGTCGTCGCAGTTTTAG
- a CDS encoding GlxA family transcriptional regulator, with protein sequence MQQKHVSILVPEGQNNVSSIIGPYKILNKADEYWRKLGHESVFRVQVVGLSKTVELYDGLFTIRPHACISEIDHTDLIIIPALSGDFAAKVPFNVDYLPWIREQHAKGAEVASICTGAFILAATGLLDGRQCSTHWNAANSFRKLYPEVELVTEKIFTDEQGIYTNGGAFSFLHLLLYLVEKFYNRSVAIFCSKVFQVEMDRFSQSPFTIFSGQKEHDDDLVKKAQLYMEQNMGEKIGVDQLASQLNINRRSFDRRFIKATGNTPLEYLQRVRIEAAKKALETSHISVNEVLYEVGYADIKAFRQVFKKITGLSPLEYRARYNKAAIPEKMHH encoded by the coding sequence ATGCAACAGAAACATGTATCCATCCTGGTACCGGAGGGGCAGAACAACGTGAGCAGTATCATAGGTCCCTACAAAATACTCAACAAGGCCGATGAATACTGGCGGAAGCTGGGGCATGAGTCTGTTTTTCGTGTGCAGGTAGTAGGACTTTCTAAAACCGTGGAGTTATACGATGGCTTGTTTACCATCAGGCCACATGCCTGCATTTCAGAAATTGATCATACAGACCTCATCATCATTCCTGCCCTCAGCGGGGACTTTGCCGCGAAAGTGCCGTTCAATGTAGACTACCTGCCCTGGATCAGGGAGCAGCATGCAAAAGGCGCTGAGGTAGCCAGCATCTGTACAGGGGCCTTTATACTCGCAGCTACCGGTCTGCTGGATGGAAGGCAGTGTTCTACACACTGGAATGCAGCCAATAGTTTCAGGAAACTATACCCGGAGGTTGAGCTGGTAACAGAAAAGATCTTTACCGATGAGCAGGGCATTTATACCAATGGCGGCGCTTTTTCTTTCCTGCACCTGTTGTTGTACCTCGTTGAAAAATTCTACAACCGGTCGGTGGCCATCTTCTGCTCTAAAGTATTCCAGGTAGAAATGGACCGCTTTAGTCAGTCGCCATTCACTATCTTTTCGGGGCAAAAAGAACATGACGATGACCTTGTAAAAAAAGCACAGCTATACATGGAGCAAAACATGGGGGAAAAAATAGGGGTAGACCAGCTCGCTTCCCAACTAAACATTAACCGCCGCAGCTTTGACCGTCGTTTTATCAAAGCCACCGGCAATACCCCGCTGGAATACCTGCAACGGGTAAGGATAGAGGCCGCCAAGAAAGCGCTGGAAACCTCACATATCTCTGTAAATGAAGTATTGTACGAAGTAGGTTATGCCGACATAAAAGCCTTCCGGCAGGTATTTAAAAAAATAACAGGTTTATCTCCCCTTGAATATCGTGCCCGCTATAACAAAGCGGCCATCCCCGAAAAAATGCATCACTGA
- a CDS encoding alpha-L-fucosidase, with protein MTHKSLQHILLIPALWLVLAKPLQAQVHVHPDSIRHKMQWYADAKLGIFIHWGIYAVEGIGESWSFFNKEISHKDYMKQLDGFTAARYKPAAWAALIKESGARYAVITTKHHDGVALWPTAQQHYSVPAHTPARRDVLTPFYQALDKQGIKRGAYFSLIDWSHPDYPGFLRDSGRYRIADDPQRWQRFRTFFQAQINELNRAYHPDLWWFDGDWEHSAEEWEALAVRTSILRETPGAIINGRLKGYGDYDTPEQNFPVTRPAFHWWELCMTINNNWGYQPKDTAWKTPYEVITIFADVIGNGGNMLLDIGPQADGSIPPQQVQVLKELGRWTKKHEAAIYATLGGIAQGHFYGPTTLSKDSSTLYLFIPAKTTGQVVVKGLKNAIKEIKVIGKGQLLQHKIVGKISWSPVPGLVYIPIPAAVQDEYMTVLALQLDGPVRLYRGQGGLN; from the coding sequence ATGACACACAAATCGTTACAGCATATCCTTTTAATACCGGCTCTTTGGCTGGTCCTGGCAAAACCCCTGCAGGCGCAGGTTCATGTCCATCCCGATTCCATCAGGCATAAGATGCAATGGTATGCCGATGCCAAACTGGGCATTTTTATTCATTGGGGTATTTATGCAGTGGAGGGTATTGGTGAAAGCTGGAGCTTCTTCAATAAGGAGATCAGCCATAAGGATTACATGAAACAACTGGATGGCTTTACTGCCGCCCGTTATAAACCCGCAGCATGGGCTGCCCTCATTAAAGAAAGCGGCGCCCGCTATGCAGTGATCACCACCAAGCACCATGATGGCGTAGCGCTTTGGCCCACTGCTCAACAACATTATAGTGTGCCGGCGCATACACCTGCCCGGCGTGATGTATTGACACCTTTTTACCAGGCCCTGGATAAACAAGGCATTAAACGCGGCGCTTATTTTTCCCTGATTGATTGGAGTCATCCTGATTATCCTGGCTTCCTGCGCGACAGCGGTCGCTACCGTATTGCCGATGACCCGCAACGCTGGCAACGGTTCCGTACATTCTTCCAGGCGCAGATCAATGAACTGAACCGGGCCTATCATCCGGACCTCTGGTGGTTTGATGGAGACTGGGAGCACAGCGCCGAAGAGTGGGAGGCGCTGGCAGTACGTACAAGCATCCTGCGCGAAACGCCGGGCGCCATCATTAACGGCCGCCTGAAAGGATATGGTGATTATGATACGCCCGAACAAAACTTCCCGGTTACCCGGCCGGCTTTCCACTGGTGGGAGCTGTGCATGACCATCAATAACAACTGGGGGTATCAGCCAAAAGATACGGCCTGGAAAACACCCTATGAGGTCATCACCATCTTTGCCGATGTAATTGGCAATGGGGGTAATATGCTGCTGGATATTGGTCCCCAAGCAGATGGTTCCATACCACCGCAGCAGGTACAGGTATTGAAAGAACTGGGCCGGTGGACCAAAAAACACGAAGCAGCTATCTATGCTACACTGGGTGGTATTGCACAGGGACATTTTTACGGCCCTACCACCTTATCCAAAGATTCATCTACCCTCTATTTATTTATACCGGCAAAAACAACCGGGCAGGTAGTCGTGAAAGGACTGAAGAATGCCATTAAGGAAATAAAAGTGATCGGTAAGGGACAGTTGCTGCAACATAAGATCGTGGGCAAGATTTCCTGGAGCCCCGTGCCGGGACTGGTATACATTCCTATACCGGCTGCTGTGCAGGATGAGTATATGACTGTACTGGCGCTGCAACTGGATGGCCCCGTACGGCTGTACAGGGGGCAGGGTGGGCTTAACTGA